In Ktedonobacteraceae bacterium, one genomic interval encodes:
- a CDS encoding SIS domain-containing protein, whose product MATIEQDIRSIPSILRQAHARVEEQRDAIAPLLDGPVVFLGSGSSYCVSMAMAAFYEQERHAAGQAIIPSDYLPRPNWTHIAISRTGETTELVHALQRAHETGARCILLTGQKDSPAEAHADLTLTLEFAAEEGVIQTRFIVAAVEALRVLIAGAAGHGFLTLDELPERMEQALTSFDPSPLLRFDHIVYLGRAWRYGLACTAALNVQETALLVPESHQTLDYRHGPIACAGENTLVWCFDLLEDAASAAVIADVRKTGATVQWAGIDPLISVAQSQLFALRKAQALGVDPAAPRHLTRAVIL is encoded by the coding sequence ATGGCAACTATAGAACAGGATATTCGCAGCATTCCCAGCATCTTGCGCCAGGCACATGCACGCGTAGAGGAACAGCGGGACGCGATAGCTCCACTGCTGGACGGCCCGGTGGTCTTCCTTGGCAGCGGCTCATCTTATTGTGTTTCCATGGCCATGGCCGCGTTCTACGAACAGGAACGCCACGCGGCAGGGCAGGCTATCATTCCATCCGACTACCTGCCGCGCCCAAACTGGACACATATCGCCATCAGCCGCACGGGCGAGACGACCGAACTGGTGCATGCCTTGCAACGGGCGCACGAAACAGGAGCACGCTGCATCTTGCTGACGGGGCAGAAAGACTCGCCGGCAGAAGCGCATGCCGATCTGACCCTGACATTGGAATTCGCCGCCGAAGAGGGCGTCATCCAAACACGCTTTATCGTTGCAGCCGTAGAAGCGCTGCGCGTATTGATTGCCGGTGCTGCTGGCCATGGCTTCCTGACCCTCGACGAGTTGCCTGAACGTATGGAGCAGGCGCTTACGAGCTTTGATCCATCCCCCTTGCTGCGATTTGACCATATCGTTTACCTTGGCAGGGCGTGGCGCTATGGACTTGCCTGTACCGCCGCGCTCAACGTTCAGGAGACGGCCTTACTCGTTCCCGAATCCCACCAGACCCTCGACTATCGCCATGGTCCCATCGCCTGCGCCGGTGAAAACACGCTCGTATGGTGCTTCGACCTGCTTGAAGATGCCGCCAGCGCCGCCGTAATTGCGGATGTGCGCAAAACGGGTGCAACTGTGCAATGGGCAGGGATTGACCCGCTCATCTCGGTCGCCCAGAGCCAGCTTTTCGCGCTTCGCAAGGCGCAGGCGCTTGGCGTCGACCCCGCGGCCCCACGGCATCTGACACGAGCCGTGATCCTGTAA
- a CDS encoding tagatose 1,6-diphosphate aldolase has translation MPDIQTGIRMPRGKFDGINALANERGVIAALAMDQRGSLRNYITKAQGHPASEAQLSEFKVLVSEVLTPYASAILLDPEYGLEAVKRRAQGVGVLLAYEETGYDPNIRGRLPALLPLWSVRRLLAAGANVGIGEGRPPGYAPTIKVLLYYDPDDDEQINSIKQALIERVGAECSAYEAPFFLEILAYSDKIGDEKSLEFARVKPSKVIKYMQEFSKPQYGIDVLKVEVPVNMRYVEGSRANTGGQVAYSREEAKQYFQQAAAASRLPFIYLSAGVSNEVFLETLELAAEANTPYSGVLCGRATWLDGVEIYAKQGPDALRKWLQSQGVHNIQGVNSALAKGAKPWWDFYGGKERIEVVDTPNFYSLKG, from the coding sequence ATGCCAGACATACAGACCGGAATACGCATGCCGCGCGGAAAATTCGATGGTATCAATGCGCTTGCCAATGAACGTGGAGTTATAGCGGCCCTGGCAATGGATCAACGCGGCTCATTGCGCAACTACATAACAAAGGCGCAGGGGCATCCGGCCAGCGAAGCCCAATTAAGCGAGTTTAAGGTGCTGGTCTCGGAGGTGCTTACGCCATATGCCAGCGCCATATTGCTGGACCCCGAATACGGGCTGGAGGCGGTGAAGCGCCGTGCCCAGGGCGTCGGGGTCCTGCTTGCCTACGAGGAAACCGGCTACGATCCCAATATACGAGGCCGCCTGCCAGCATTGCTTCCACTCTGGTCGGTCAGGCGATTGCTTGCTGCCGGGGCGAATGTGGGAATTGGGGAAGGGCGACCACCAGGGTACGCCCCTACTATCAAGGTCTTATTGTATTATGACCCTGACGATGATGAGCAGATAAACAGCATAAAACAGGCCCTGATTGAGCGGGTAGGAGCGGAATGTTCCGCATATGAAGCGCCGTTTTTCCTGGAAATACTGGCGTACAGCGACAAAATTGGTGACGAAAAGAGCCTGGAGTTTGCCCGCGTCAAACCCTCTAAGGTGATTAAATACATGCAGGAGTTCTCGAAACCACAGTATGGTATCGATGTACTGAAAGTCGAAGTGCCGGTGAATATGCGCTATGTCGAGGGAAGTAGAGCGAACACCGGCGGGCAGGTAGCCTATAGCCGCGAGGAGGCAAAGCAGTACTTCCAGCAGGCAGCTGCGGCCTCTCGATTGCCGTTCATCTACCTCAGCGCCGGCGTCAGCAATGAGGTTTTTCTGGAGACGCTCGAACTTGCTGCTGAGGCGAATACACCCTACTCCGGCGTACTCTGTGGTCGCGCAACATGGCTTGATGGCGTCGAAATCTACGCTAAGCAAGGCCCAGACGCCTTGCGCAAATGGCTGCAAAGTCAGGGCGTGCATAATATCCAGGGCGTAAACTCGGCCCTCGCCAAAGGTGCGAAACCCTGGTGGGATTTCTACGGTGGAAAAGAGCGTATCGAGGTCGTAGACACCCCCAATTTTTATTCGCTCAAGGGATAA
- a CDS encoding SIS domain-containing protein, translated as MQEQPRLQGRTHMLNEIREQPEAVRRALANTGDPVSRVAQEARQRGIDVILLAARGTSDHAALYGQYLFQYLNGIPVALATPSLFTLYGASLRLEHALVIGISQSGESTDIVQVVERAREAGALTVGITNIEGSSLAKTAQHTLLCHAGLERSVAATKTYTTTCAVLAMLAASLPGGEVLRHGIQQIPDLVTAALQSEDHIARLAERYVFARDCVVLGRVFQYSTARETALKLEETCYIVSTPFSTADFRHGPAALIERGLPVILFAPPGRTVDESLELLQLLHERGADCMVITEEERLLEAATNSILLKLPAIEGGEAQQTGAATRNANINVAELLAPIAYMVPGQLFAQYVALAKGLNPDQPRGLTKVTRTL; from the coding sequence ATGCAGGAGCAACCACGTCTCCAGGGACGCACGCATATGCTGAACGAGATTCGGGAACAGCCGGAAGCCGTCCGTCGCGCGCTGGCGAATACAGGCGATCCAGTAAGTCGGGTCGCTCAGGAGGCCAGGCAACGCGGCATAGATGTGATTCTACTCGCCGCCCGCGGAACTTCAGATCATGCTGCCCTGTATGGGCAATATCTTTTCCAGTATCTCAACGGCATTCCCGTGGCTCTCGCGACACCTTCATTATTCACGCTCTATGGGGCCTCGCTGCGGCTTGAGCATGCGCTGGTGATCGGCATTTCGCAGTCTGGCGAATCGACCGACATCGTACAGGTCGTTGAGCGTGCGCGCGAGGCGGGAGCGCTTACCGTGGGCATCACCAATATCGAGGGTTCGTCACTGGCAAAAACTGCCCAGCATACCTTGCTCTGCCATGCTGGACTCGAACGCAGCGTAGCCGCGACCAAGACCTACACCACCACTTGCGCCGTGCTTGCGATGCTGGCGGCGAGCCTGCCGGGCGGCGAAGTCCTGCGACATGGCATCCAACAAATTCCTGATCTTGTGACAGCCGCGCTCCAAAGCGAAGATCACATTGCGCGACTGGCCGAGCGTTACGTATTCGCGCGCGATTGCGTGGTATTGGGTCGCGTCTTCCAGTATAGTACCGCTCGCGAAACGGCGCTGAAATTGGAAGAAACCTGCTACATCGTATCCACGCCATTCTCCACCGCCGATTTCCGGCACGGTCCGGCGGCGTTGATCGAGCGCGGATTGCCCGTCATCCTTTTTGCCCCACCCGGCAGGACGGTCGATGAATCGCTCGAACTGTTGCAATTGCTGCATGAGCGCGGCGCGGACTGCATGGTGATTACCGAAGAGGAGCGTTTACTGGAGGCAGCCACGAACTCGATCCTGCTCAAACTGCCGGCTATAGAAGGCGGCGAGGCACAACAAACAGGCGCGGCAACCAGAAACGCGAACATAAATGTGGCCGAATTGCTGGCACCGATCGCTTATATGGTGCCGGGCCAGCTCTTTGCCCAATACGTTGCGCTCGCTAAAGGACTCAATCCCGACCAGCCGCGCGGGCTGACAAAGGTCACACGTACCCTTTAA
- the nagA gene encoding N-acetylglucosamine-6-phosphate deacetylase codes for MSDTIHKEAGLNAPSQILVAGKLYTPEEIAGPVAVVLEGASIRAIWRGTDVAAARKSIREQWPDAKVEVVDLSSYRLAPGYIDLHTHGFYGHDITTGTQGDMEGMAHKLPQTGVTTFFPTIATIDRAGTMRRVRELAERIERRPISIAAEIAGLRLEGPFISRKKKGAQYEAAIRKPDPAEMEELVEAGRGSIRIVDFAPEEDESDAFLAALVRMGIIASIGHTMATYDQTIRAIDEGARHSTHLYDAMPPIEHRAPGAPGALLTDNRATTEIIADAIHVHPAMLKLAVLARGARDVALVTDATAPTGLPEGEYEFVGRKVTVRDGAARLENGSLAGSILMLDRAVRNMVNLVGLPWAEAIRMATQTPARIASLTPRKGSIMPGADADLVALDEQGYVQHTWTRGMLAYSRNSEGEDLRSTRSGSRQNRLLSEAR; via the coding sequence ATGTCAGATACCATACATAAAGAAGCCGGCTTGAATGCACCATCGCAAATACTGGTGGCGGGAAAGCTCTATACGCCTGAAGAGATAGCAGGGCCGGTGGCAGTCGTGCTTGAAGGGGCGAGCATTCGCGCTATCTGGCGAGGGACGGACGTAGCCGCCGCGAGGAAAAGCATTAGAGAGCAATGGCCAGATGCAAAGGTAGAAGTCGTTGATCTGAGTTCATACAGGCTGGCGCCGGGTTATATCGACCTGCACACGCATGGCTTTTATGGGCATGACATTACCACTGGCACCCAGGGCGACATGGAGGGAATGGCGCATAAACTTCCGCAAACGGGTGTAACGACGTTCTTTCCCACCATCGCAACGATTGACCGCGCCGGGACAATGCGGCGAGTACGCGAGCTGGCCGAAAGAATCGAACGCCGGCCAATTTCTATAGCTGCTGAGATCGCAGGCCTGCGTCTGGAGGGCCCATTCATCAGTCGAAAAAAGAAGGGCGCCCAATACGAGGCCGCGATTCGCAAGCCTGACCCTGCCGAGATGGAGGAACTGGTAGAAGCCGGACGCGGCAGCATTCGCATCGTCGATTTCGCGCCGGAGGAAGACGAGTCCGATGCATTCCTGGCAGCGCTGGTGCGCATGGGCATTATCGCAAGTATCGGACACACGATGGCGACCTACGATCAAACCATCCGCGCGATTGATGAAGGCGCTCGCCATTCTACGCATCTATACGACGCGATGCCGCCCATTGAACACCGGGCACCGGGCGCACCGGGCGCGCTGTTAACAGATAACCGGGCAACGACAGAAATCATCGCCGACGCCATCCACGTGCATCCCGCCATGCTCAAACTGGCGGTTCTCGCGCGCGGCGCGCGGGATGTCGCGCTTGTCACCGATGCCACAGCCCCTACCGGTTTGCCGGAAGGGGAATACGAATTTGTGGGACGCAAAGTGACGGTACGCGACGGAGCCGCGCGCCTGGAAAACGGTTCGCTTGCCGGAAGCATTTTGATGCTTGATCGCGCTGTCAGAAACATGGTAAATCTTGTCGGATTGCCATGGGCCGAAGCCATACGTATGGCAACACAAACGCCCGCGCGGATTGCCAGCCTTACCCCTCGCAAGGGCAGTATTATGCCCGGTGCCGACGCGGACCTCGTAGCGCTCGATGAGCAGGGATATGTGCAGCACACCTGGACACGTGGTATGCTTGCTTACAGCCGCAATAGCGAGGGAGAAGACCTTCGCAGCACAAGGTCGGGAAGCAGGCAAAACCGCTTATTGAGCGAAGCGAGATGA
- a CDS encoding ROK family protein produces MATTGTDELVIGIDVGGTEFKGAVIDRQGHIYKKERRSAQRRRGSEAVVAAILDFAADLSQVAGEMEGDQRVVGAGVAVPGLVDEKSGVALLSVNLGWKDVPLRRLLEERLRVKAVVGHDVRTASVAERLIGAARGSDDYMLVTLGTGIGAAVVLRGEPYLGVHGSAGEFGHIVIQPDGPECSCGRHGCLETLASASAVVERYRDRTGCSNDVTTRDVAERVKQGDEVAGKVWSEAVEALGLGLANYVTLLDPERIVIGGGMADAGEMLFEPLKAVLAREICFEPVPPVLPAALGNDAGYLGAALSAWLALGISRNELNWNKDKEMKEGML; encoded by the coding sequence ATGGCGACCACCGGTACGGATGAGCTTGTGATTGGCATTGATGTAGGAGGAACAGAATTCAAGGGCGCGGTGATTGATCGCCAGGGCCATATCTACAAAAAAGAGCGCCGCTCCGCGCAAAGGCGGCGAGGTTCAGAGGCGGTCGTTGCGGCGATATTGGACTTTGCCGCTGATCTTTCCCAGGTAGCCGGTGAAATGGAGGGAGATCAGCGAGTGGTTGGCGCAGGTGTAGCGGTGCCCGGGCTGGTAGATGAGAAGAGCGGTGTCGCCTTGCTCTCTGTCAACCTGGGATGGAAGGATGTGCCCCTGCGTCGCTTATTAGAGGAGCGTTTGCGGGTGAAGGCGGTCGTGGGGCATGATGTGCGCACGGCCAGCGTTGCCGAGAGATTGATAGGAGCCGCGCGAGGCAGCGATGATTACATGCTGGTGACGCTTGGTACAGGGATTGGAGCCGCCGTGGTCTTGCGCGGAGAGCCGTATCTGGGAGTGCATGGTTCCGCGGGCGAGTTTGGGCATATCGTTATTCAACCGGATGGTCCCGAATGTTCCTGTGGCAGACATGGCTGCCTGGAAACCCTGGCCTCGGCCTCGGCGGTAGTAGAGCGTTACCGTGACCGCACAGGTTGCTCTAACGACGTTACTACTCGCGATGTGGCGGAGCGTGTAAAGCAGGGAGATGAGGTAGCCGGGAAAGTCTGGAGTGAGGCGGTCGAGGCCCTGGGCCTGGGACTTGCCAACTACGTCACGCTCCTGGACCCGGAGCGCATTGTGATTGGTGGAGGGATGGCTGATGCCGGGGAGATGCTATTTGAACCGTTGAAGGCTGTGCTTGCCAGGGAGATCTGTTTCGAGCCGGTACCGCCGGTGCTTCCGGCAGCGCTGGGCAATGACGCGGGTTACCTTGGAGCGGCTCTCAGCGCCTGGTTAGCACTCGGCATATCGCGCAACGAACTCAACTGGAATAAAGATAAAGAGATGAAAGAGGGAATGCTGTAG
- a CDS encoding sugar porter family MFS transporter: MSLLHPHSATTKAITVNPNRNLLVAIAAAIIGIIYGYDLGNISGALLFIPTEFHLNSTFLVESITTVVVLGSIAGALLGGPLANAIGRKATMVIVATAYAIFALLSAFATGLIWLDITRFLLGITIGLSVIAAPIFVAESVAASVRGRLVVMYQLATVFGILIAYFIDFGLAAGGHWRIMLGLAALPSLIVLFLLLPLPDTPRWYVMKGRRQKALDTLSRIEPVETAKREVDELEDDLKREQGGRLVDMFKPPFSKATLFVLVLGFLIQITGINAVVFYSPLIFQAMGFKGNFSLLILPGFVQIASLIATIIALSIVDRLGRRPTLLTGILVMILSDILLAVIFGFGRFTGALSILGFVGILFFTAAFNFGFGSMVWVYSSESFPAQLRTLGASMMLTADLVANAIIAFFFLSALTSLGGVVTFLILLAFAVIAWFFVFWLAPETKGRPLEAIRGYWENGGKWSD, translated from the coding sequence ATGTCGCTATTACACCCCCATTCCGCTACCACAAAGGCGATTACGGTAAATCCGAATCGCAATTTGCTGGTCGCTATAGCCGCGGCCATTATCGGCATTATCTACGGCTATGACCTGGGCAATATCTCCGGGGCGCTGCTGTTTATTCCGACGGAGTTTCACCTGAACAGCACTTTTCTAGTAGAGTCGATTACGACGGTCGTTGTACTGGGATCAATTGCCGGAGCCTTGCTCGGTGGGCCGCTTGCTAACGCTATTGGGCGTAAAGCGACGATGGTCATAGTCGCGACTGCCTATGCTATCTTTGCGCTGCTAAGCGCATTTGCTACCGGCCTGATCTGGCTGGATATTACGCGCTTTCTCCTGGGCATAACGATCGGACTCTCCGTCATAGCCGCGCCGATCTTTGTCGCGGAATCGGTTGCCGCGTCGGTGCGTGGGCGCCTGGTCGTGATGTACCAGCTGGCCACCGTTTTCGGCATTCTCATTGCCTACTTTATCGACTTTGGCCTTGCTGCCGGCGGTCACTGGCGCATCATGCTGGGGCTGGCCGCGTTGCCTTCGCTGATCGTACTTTTCCTGCTACTGCCTTTGCCCGATACACCGCGCTGGTATGTCATGAAAGGGCGTCGCCAGAAGGCGCTGGATACGCTGTCGAGGATCGAGCCTGTAGAGACGGCGAAAAGGGAGGTAGATGAGCTGGAGGATGATCTGAAACGCGAGCAGGGCGGGCGGCTGGTTGACATGTTCAAGCCTCCGTTCTCCAAGGCCACCCTGTTTGTGCTTGTCCTGGGCTTCCTGATTCAGATTACCGGCATCAATGCCGTCGTCTTCTATAGCCCGCTCATCTTCCAGGCCATGGGCTTTAAGGGCAATTTCTCGTTGCTCATCCTGCCAGGATTTGTGCAGATCGCCTCGCTTATCGCAACGATCATCGCGCTCTCCATTGTTGACCGGCTGGGGAGACGACCGACGCTGCTTACCGGTATCCTGGTCATGATCCTGTCCGATATTCTGCTCGCCGTCATTTTCGGATTCGGCAGGTTCACGGGCGCGCTTTCCATCCTGGGCTTTGTAGGCATTCTTTTCTTCACGGCGGCCTTCAATTTTGGCTTCGGGTCGATGGTGTGGGTTTATTCGTCGGAAAGCTTCCCGGCTCAATTGCGGACGCTGGGTGCTTCTATGATGCTGACCGCCGACCTGGTGGCGAATGCGATCATCGCCTTCTTCTTCCTGAGCGCGCTGACATCGCTTGGAGGGGTGGTCACCTTCCTTATCCTGCTGGCATTCGCGGTGATCGCGTGGTTTTTCGTCTTCTGGCTGGCGCCGGAAACCAAAGGAAGGCCACTGGAGGCTATCCGGGGCTATTGGGAAAATGGAGGAAAATGGTCGGATTGA